In Streptomyces sp. SN-593, a single genomic region encodes these proteins:
- a CDS encoding lanthionine synthetase C family protein encodes MTDRSAHAVATAVANRLADPARAPAAATANASRQHLAFGPTGIALLHIERAAAGLGPWQRAHDWLAAATRQPFTSGPDSHPFYGAPALAHALACAADHLPGSYRRSLSLLDQQMTADTRRRLDAAHRRIDTGQLPALREFDALRGLAGYGTYLLRRDPTGPVTRAILDYCVRLTEPITRGIEHLPGWWAPTGPSGRPDGQFPGGHANHGMAHGVGAVLALLALSARRGTTVTGHHPAMRAILAWLEKWKTTSGRGTAWPYWITRDELRSGQLPASVPRRPSWCYGTAGLARAQQLAALALADTDLQREAEAALLNALTDPAQLRATTDSGLCHGIAGLIHLTARTAADAAPATADQFRAIIPALLAVLLPLGTAPDEAATRLLEDEAGAGLLDGAAGTALGLLAIDSSAPPHTAWDACLLTA; translated from the coding sequence GTGACCGACCGCTCCGCGCACGCCGTGGCGACCGCCGTAGCCAACCGCCTCGCCGACCCAGCTCGGGCGCCGGCGGCGGCCACCGCCAACGCCAGCAGGCAGCATCTCGCCTTCGGTCCGACCGGCATCGCCCTGCTGCACATCGAGCGTGCCGCCGCTGGACTCGGCCCGTGGCAGCGCGCCCACGACTGGCTGGCCGCCGCGACCCGACAGCCCTTCACCAGCGGACCCGACAGCCACCCCTTCTACGGAGCCCCGGCGCTCGCCCACGCCCTGGCCTGCGCCGCCGACCACCTCCCCGGCTCCTACCGGCGCAGCCTCAGCCTGCTGGACCAGCAGATGACCGCAGACACCCGGCGACGGCTGGACGCCGCGCACCGCCGCATCGACACCGGGCAGCTCCCGGCCCTCCGTGAGTTCGACGCCCTTCGGGGACTTGCCGGCTACGGCACCTACCTCCTGCGCCGAGACCCAACCGGCCCGGTGACGCGGGCCATCCTCGACTACTGCGTGCGCCTGACCGAGCCGATTACCCGCGGCATTGAGCACCTGCCGGGCTGGTGGGCACCGACCGGGCCATCCGGCCGACCGGACGGCCAATTCCCCGGCGGGCACGCCAACCACGGCATGGCGCACGGTGTCGGCGCGGTCCTCGCGCTGCTCGCGCTCAGCGCCCGCCGGGGCACCACCGTCACCGGCCACCACCCGGCGATGCGCGCCATCCTCGCCTGGCTGGAGAAGTGGAAGACGACCAGCGGACGCGGCACAGCCTGGCCGTACTGGATCACCCGCGACGAACTGCGCTCCGGCCAGCTCCCAGCGTCCGTGCCCCGGCGACCAAGCTGGTGCTACGGCACCGCGGGACTGGCTCGCGCCCAGCAGCTCGCCGCGCTCGCCCTCGCCGACACCGACCTCCAGAGGGAAGCGGAGGCCGCCTTGCTGAACGCGCTCACCGACCCCGCGCAGCTTCGCGCCACCACGGACAGCGGCCTGTGCCACGGCATCGCAGGTCTGATCCACCTCACCGCCCGCACCGCTGCCGATGCAGCCCCGGCCACCGCCGACCAGTTCCGCGCCATCATCCCCGCCCTTCTCGCCGTGCTGCTCCCTCTAGGAACTGCTCCGGACGAGGCGGCCACCCGGCTCTTGGAGGACGAGGCAGGTGCCGGCCTGCTCGACGGCGCCGCCGGAACTGCGCTCGGACTACTCGCCATCGACAGCTCGGCCCCACCCCACACCGCCTGGGATGCCTGCCTGCTCACCGCCTGA
- the fxlM gene encoding methyltransferase, FxLD system, with translation MGWQQHNITFPDRDTARLAITDRLAPALIAAEDDGQLSGWWFMNKQPWPLRYVADRPSPTVGALLDDLVADGTARSCTLGIYEPETEAFGGAGAMRAAHNLFHEDSHHLLNYRDERGHLGRSETAVLLMSSLMRAASLDWFEQGDVWAKVAELRPGTLAPERSAALVPAMHTLMTTEAHSLCRPGGPLDGRAEWVAAFERAGTTLAYLAAHGDLTRGLRAVIAHHVIFHLNRAGLPSDDQHALSDIARKAVMGTSDTPTSGPETGSAADSVSAVNTDTLTDPEADAEQLRTALVDQIRTDGRARVPAVEAALRAVPRHLFVPNASLADAYANAPVNIKYDTNGTSISCASQPLVVALMLDQLEAQSGERILELGAGTGYNAALLGHLVGPTGHVTTIDVDDDLVEGTRAHLAAAGVTNVEALTRDGALGHAEGGPYDRIIATVGAHGIPHAWLDQLADGGRLVTPQRLTGSVSRSIVYQKREGRWLSLGSEMNTFMPLRRGIADDDRRVVPLSADGTVRLQAPAGQAIDADALAGVLDQPRVEEWSGMTVRAMESPEWMELFVSCSMPSGLIRMLFPQTAKGTVLTADPYPSATAAVEKGAVTYLARRLSEQKTPEGDRLWEFGVIGHGPGSDELAVTVADAIRTWDRDYRSREAVFEILPVDGPAVEQRPGVFVLDTPLNRILVTWQ, from the coding sequence ATGGGCTGGCAACAGCACAACATCACCTTCCCCGACCGGGATACCGCGCGGCTCGCCATCACCGACCGCCTCGCCCCGGCACTGATCGCTGCCGAAGACGACGGGCAGCTCAGCGGCTGGTGGTTCATGAACAAGCAGCCCTGGCCCCTGCGGTACGTCGCCGATCGCCCCTCGCCGACCGTGGGAGCCCTGCTGGACGACCTGGTCGCCGACGGCACCGCGCGGTCCTGCACGCTCGGGATCTACGAGCCGGAGACCGAGGCGTTCGGCGGCGCGGGAGCCATGAGGGCCGCACACAACCTCTTCCACGAGGACAGCCACCACCTCCTCAACTATCGGGATGAACGAGGGCACTTGGGACGCAGTGAGACCGCCGTACTGCTGATGAGCAGTCTGATGCGCGCCGCGAGCCTTGACTGGTTCGAGCAGGGCGACGTGTGGGCGAAGGTCGCCGAACTGCGCCCCGGCACCCTCGCGCCCGAGCGCTCCGCCGCGCTCGTCCCGGCGATGCACACCCTGATGACCACCGAGGCCCACAGCCTGTGCCGCCCGGGTGGTCCGCTCGACGGGCGCGCCGAATGGGTCGCCGCCTTCGAGCGCGCCGGAACCACCCTCGCGTACCTGGCCGCCCACGGTGACCTGACCCGCGGGCTGCGCGCCGTCATCGCGCACCACGTGATTTTCCACCTCAACCGCGCCGGTCTGCCGTCCGACGACCAGCACGCCCTGTCCGACATCGCACGAAAGGCAGTCATGGGAACGAGTGACACCCCCACGTCAGGACCAGAAACAGGCTCCGCGGCCGATAGCGTCAGCGCTGTGAACACCGACACACTCACCGATCCCGAGGCCGACGCCGAACAGCTCCGCACCGCCCTGGTGGACCAGATTCGGACCGACGGCCGCGCCCGCGTCCCTGCGGTCGAAGCGGCCCTGCGTGCCGTCCCGCGGCACCTGTTCGTCCCCAACGCCTCGCTGGCCGACGCCTACGCCAACGCGCCGGTCAACATCAAGTACGACACCAACGGCACGTCGATCTCCTGCGCCTCCCAGCCCCTCGTCGTCGCGCTCATGCTTGACCAACTCGAAGCCCAGTCCGGGGAGCGCATCCTCGAACTCGGCGCCGGGACCGGCTACAACGCCGCCCTGCTCGGTCACCTCGTCGGGCCAACCGGCCACGTCACCACCATCGACGTCGATGACGACCTGGTCGAAGGCACCCGTGCCCACCTCGCCGCCGCCGGCGTCACCAACGTCGAGGCGCTGACCCGCGACGGCGCCCTGGGCCACGCCGAAGGCGGCCCGTACGACCGGATCATCGCCACCGTCGGCGCGCACGGCATCCCCCACGCCTGGCTCGACCAACTCGCCGATGGCGGGCGCCTCGTCACCCCGCAGCGGCTCACCGGCAGCGTGTCGCGCTCCATCGTCTACCAGAAGCGCGAGGGCCGTTGGCTCTCGCTCGGCTCGGAGATGAACACGTTCATGCCGCTGCGCCGGGGCATCGCCGACGACGACCGCCGCGTCGTCCCCCTCAGCGCGGACGGCACCGTACGCCTCCAGGCACCGGCCGGACAGGCCATCGATGCCGACGCCCTTGCCGGTGTCCTGGACCAGCCGCGCGTCGAGGAGTGGAGCGGGATGACGGTCCGCGCCATGGAGAGCCCCGAGTGGATGGAGCTGTTCGTCTCCTGCTCCATGCCCAGCGGCCTGATCCGGATGCTCTTCCCGCAGACCGCCAAAGGCACGGTGCTCACCGCCGACCCCTACCCCTCGGCCACAGCCGCCGTCGAGAAGGGAGCGGTCACCTACCTCGCCCGCCGCCTCTCCGAGCAGAAGACCCCCGAGGGCGACCGGCTCTGGGAGTTCGGCGTCATCGGCCACGGTCCCGGCAGCGACGAGCTGGCCGTCACGGTCGCCGACGCCATCCGCACCTGGGACCGCGACTACCGCAGTCGCGAGGCCGTCTTCGAGATCCTGCCGGTCGACGGCCCCGCGGTCGAGCAGCGGCCTGGTGTCTTCGTCCTCGACACCCCCTTGAACCGCATCCTCGTCACCTGGCAGTAG
- a CDS encoding ABC transporter permease: protein MRAVLRWALADLRTHLGQAVTIVLAGAGVTMALLISVAFLVVAAHPWQRLFTATHGAHVWMRVHPGADTSALRRLDTVTDIAGPYRTISVSVQHGANKATVGLRASTSKPPTVGRPEIVAGRWPAADFGTAAPTGASAGSGVPVVLERSVAAALWAEPGDDITARVDGTTVRLTVAALADTAEPHYSPGSYPGIGWAPKAFVDATASRTGGGTQTVGLVTSAPGDTRYLVQQAVAAVGPDTVISVSTWRDARADAEDDSHLLGVFTGLFGLGALLAAAVAATGGIGVRVRAHARDVSILKAIGMAPRQVAGTFLLQHLVLVGGGVLTGVTAIETLGTRMPGSIGQAMTVWRELPSQGWSVSLICAATLLVICSGAAMAGWRAARLPAIPMARRAVPPSGRLSWGARTLLRWRVPPPLVLGWRATAIRPGRTAMAVLRITIPLLLISTVLGTWATLDAVQHHPSHYGLTGQLSARASTDPGAVQKLLIGAPGVVQARPEIELAALAPGQTGTVALRGIGTAAHPYPFAVVQGRAPAGLDEAVAGQGLFTALDVSVGQWIRLTVGSTPYILHLVGRNIETANSGLVVSTGFDILQDQAPSLRPASYNLQLRPGVNPDAERVALAAASRGAVEIDRVNDPLTAEFSPMRRVIVGLILLLGLVVLTELSTTTASVVRDHAVDLRAYRAAGLTPRQIVAAMSISTTLPALAAAFAGAALGVLASHRLVDLEGASSGIGAGIAHSASPVVLLLLVGATSLVAALACVPASIRAVRHAATRPAEL from the coding sequence GTGCGTGCCGTACTGCGCTGGGCGCTGGCCGACCTGCGCACTCACCTCGGCCAGGCGGTCACCATCGTGCTGGCCGGTGCCGGCGTCACGATGGCGCTCCTGATATCCGTCGCCTTCCTGGTCGTCGCTGCCCACCCCTGGCAGCGCTTGTTCACCGCCACACACGGGGCCCACGTGTGGATGCGCGTGCACCCCGGGGCAGACACCTCCGCGCTGCGACGGCTGGACACCGTCACGGACATCGCGGGCCCCTACCGCACCATCTCCGTCAGCGTGCAGCACGGAGCGAACAAGGCAACGGTGGGCCTGCGCGCTTCCACCTCCAAGCCGCCGACGGTAGGTCGGCCCGAGATCGTCGCGGGCAGGTGGCCGGCCGCCGACTTCGGCACGGCGGCTCCCACCGGAGCCTCGGCCGGCTCCGGTGTGCCAGTGGTCCTAGAGCGGTCGGTCGCCGCCGCGCTGTGGGCCGAGCCCGGCGACGACATCACCGCCCGCGTAGACGGCACAACAGTAAGGTTGACGGTCGCCGCGCTCGCGGACACCGCCGAGCCGCACTACTCGCCGGGAAGCTACCCGGGCATCGGCTGGGCGCCCAAGGCATTTGTGGACGCCACGGCCTCGCGCACGGGTGGCGGCACACAGACTGTCGGCCTGGTCACCTCTGCCCCCGGCGACACCCGCTATCTTGTGCAGCAGGCGGTCGCCGCCGTCGGCCCGGACACCGTGATCTCAGTTTCCACCTGGCGCGATGCGCGGGCTGACGCGGAGGACGACAGTCACCTGTTGGGGGTGTTCACCGGGTTGTTCGGGCTGGGCGCGCTGCTTGCCGCAGCGGTCGCCGCGACCGGTGGCATAGGCGTGCGGGTACGCGCCCACGCACGGGATGTCTCCATCCTCAAGGCAATCGGCATGGCGCCCCGCCAGGTGGCAGGCACCTTCCTGCTCCAGCACCTCGTCCTCGTGGGCGGCGGGGTCCTCACGGGTGTCACGGCCATCGAGACGCTGGGCACTCGCATGCCCGGCTCTATCGGCCAGGCCATGACGGTTTGGCGGGAGCTCCCGTCCCAAGGCTGGTCGGTGTCGCTGATCTGCGCGGCTACGCTGCTGGTGATCTGCTCCGGCGCGGCTATGGCCGGGTGGCGCGCGGCACGACTGCCGGCCATCCCCATGGCCCGCAGGGCGGTTCCGCCCAGTGGCCGTCTTTCCTGGGGTGCCCGCACGCTCCTGCGGTGGCGGGTGCCACCGCCCCTGGTGCTCGGATGGCGCGCTACCGCCATTCGTCCGGGCCGCACCGCGATGGCAGTTCTGCGCATCACCATCCCTCTGCTGCTTATCAGTACGGTGCTGGGCACCTGGGCGACCCTGGACGCCGTTCAACACCACCCGTCGCACTACGGCCTGACCGGACAGCTCAGCGCTCGCGCGAGTACCGATCCCGGCGCAGTGCAGAAGTTGCTGATCGGCGCCCCCGGCGTGGTTCAGGCACGTCCTGAGATCGAACTCGCCGCACTCGCCCCAGGACAGACCGGGACCGTCGCGCTGCGCGGCATCGGCACTGCGGCGCACCCGTACCCGTTCGCCGTGGTCCAGGGCCGGGCACCCGCCGGACTGGACGAGGCCGTTGCTGGTCAAGGCCTGTTCACCGCACTCGACGTCTCGGTCGGGCAGTGGATCCGTCTGACCGTCGGCAGCACCCCCTACATCCTGCACCTCGTCGGACGGAACATCGAGACGGCCAACAGCGGCCTGGTCGTGTCCACAGGATTTGACATCCTCCAGGACCAGGCACCCTCACTGCGGCCGGCATCCTACAACCTGCAACTGCGTCCTGGGGTCAACCCGGACGCCGAGCGTGTGGCGCTGGCCGCAGCGAGCCGGGGCGCCGTTGAGATCGACAGGGTCAACGACCCCCTGACGGCAGAGTTCTCACCGATGCGCCGGGTGATCGTCGGCTTGATCCTCCTACTGGGCTTGGTGGTCTTGACAGAGCTTTCCACCACCACTGCCTCTGTCGTACGCGACCACGCGGTCGACCTGCGGGCCTACCGCGCCGCCGGGCTCACCCCGCGGCAGATCGTCGCGGCCATGAGCATCAGCACGACGCTTCCCGCCCTTGCGGCGGCGTTCGCCGGGGCTGCGCTCGGTGTCCTCGCCTCACACCGACTCGTTGACCTCGAAGGCGCTAGCAGCGGTATCGGCGCTGGTATCGCTCACTCCGCCTCGCCCGTGGTACTGCTCCTGCTTGTGGGCGCCACCAGTTTGGTGGCTGCGCTCGCCTGCGTGCCAGCGTCGATCCGGGCGGTGCGCCACGCGGCCACCAGACCCGCCGAGTTGTGA
- a CDS encoding ABC transporter ATP-binding protein — protein sequence MRRNGASRQDAPQGGHLLVAEELVKSHRVNGAAVKAVRGIDLVVETGEFVAVTGPSGAGKSTLLHLLGGLQRPDSGRILLGGRRVDQLSEARWAALRRRRVGIVFQFFNLVSTLTVADNVELPGLLAGRPGRDVRSERAGLLDELGLTGKEDSTPSDLSGGQQQRVALARALINRPNLLLADEPTGSLDSRGTREVLGLLSRCHQRGQTIVLVTHDAGVASAADRVVSLFDGRVADDVRFPDPPTRPGAVSAVVRLTG from the coding sequence GTGAGACGCAACGGCGCGTCGCGGCAGGACGCCCCACAAGGCGGACATCTACTTGTTGCCGAGGAGCTTGTCAAGAGCCACCGGGTCAACGGGGCGGCGGTCAAGGCTGTCCGCGGCATCGACCTGGTCGTCGAGACCGGTGAGTTCGTGGCCGTGACCGGTCCGTCCGGAGCCGGCAAGTCCACGCTGCTCCACCTCTTGGGCGGCTTGCAGCGTCCCGACAGCGGCCGCATTCTGTTGGGCGGACGGCGCGTCGACCAGTTGAGCGAAGCGCGGTGGGCCGCCCTGCGCCGTCGCCGCGTCGGCATCGTCTTCCAGTTCTTCAATCTGGTGTCCACCCTCACCGTGGCGGACAACGTGGAATTGCCCGGCCTTCTCGCCGGCCGTCCCGGGCGGGACGTCCGCTCAGAGCGGGCCGGGTTGCTCGACGAACTGGGGCTCACCGGCAAGGAGGACAGCACTCCCTCAGACCTGTCCGGCGGCCAACAGCAGCGTGTCGCCCTCGCCCGCGCGTTGATCAACCGTCCGAACTTGCTGCTCGCTGACGAGCCGACCGGCAGCCTCGACAGCAGAGGCACCCGAGAGGTGCTGGGCCTGCTTTCGCGCTGCCACCAGCGAGGGCAGACCATCGTACTGGTCACCCACGACGCCGGGGTTGCCAGCGCCGCCGACCGCGTCGTGAGCCTCTTCGACGGCCGTGTGGCCGACGACGTACGCTTCCCCGACCCGCCGACGCGTCCCGGTGCTGTCAGCGCGGTCGTGCGGCTCACCGGCTGA
- a CDS encoding PadR family transcriptional regulator, translating to MRFALLALLAKGPAHGYELKQAFEARLGAAYPQLNIGQVYVTLTRLEKAGLIRGQDVEQSGRPNKRTYELTPAGHEAVAAWLEEPSEEPRVRDEFFMKLALARDTGMADPIGLINKQRRHYLNLMRAMSRLAGVDEPGNPYPRLLVDGAVLHLQADLDWLEKCQEELE from the coding sequence GTGCGCTTCGCGCTTCTCGCGCTCCTCGCCAAGGGCCCGGCGCACGGCTACGAGCTGAAGCAGGCGTTCGAGGCCCGTCTCGGCGCCGCCTATCCCCAACTGAACATCGGCCAGGTCTACGTCACCCTCACCAGGCTGGAGAAGGCCGGGCTGATCCGCGGACAAGACGTCGAGCAGTCGGGACGTCCCAACAAGCGGACTTACGAGCTGACTCCCGCCGGCCATGAGGCCGTGGCCGCCTGGCTGGAAGAGCCGTCCGAGGAACCACGGGTACGTGACGAGTTCTTCATGAAACTTGCCCTTGCAAGGGACACTGGCATGGCGGACCCTATCGGTTTGATCAACAAGCAGCGCAGGCACTACCTGAACCTGATGCGGGCCATGTCCCGTCTGGCCGGTGTCGACGAACCCGGCAACCCCTACCCGCGCCTGCTCGTCGACGGCGCGGTGCTGCATCTCCAGGCGGACCTGGACTGGCTGGAGAAGTGTCAGGAGGAACTCGAGTGA
- a CDS encoding ABC transporter substrate-binding protein: MAQSGLACRTGRAIAAALLTLLAGCAGGRGGGDSGLGPITLATGRDLTGYLQHVLDGWNRLHPGQRVTLIQLPEAADETYVQMADSLRAGSSRFDVLNLDVAWTSEFAAAGWIEPLDRGRLPLSHLLPSVTSTATFHGQLYAMPYVTNAGLLYYRKDILAKAGVSPPRTWAQLSDDARTIAPRYGLQGYAGQLLPYEGLTVNVTEAVQSAGGTILGDEGRTVDVDSPAARAGLAFLVDGVRQGWIPKAALNFKEEESRRDFQAGHLLFLRNWPYVYDEANAAGSAVAGNVGVVPLPGENGPGTGVLGGSDLAVNVHSRHPQTARDLLAYLSSEGVQRQVLTEGSLAPVWASLYSDPALVRRYPYLPVLKQSVDSAVPRPKSAHYDQVSLAVAGITSEALRGHLTVDEASARLARELTAIVHSG, translated from the coding sequence ATGGCGCAGTCAGGACTCGCCTGCCGGACCGGCCGGGCGATCGCAGCCGCCCTGCTGACACTTCTCGCCGGCTGCGCCGGCGGCCGGGGCGGCGGAGACTCCGGCCTCGGTCCGATCACCTTGGCCACCGGCCGGGACCTGACCGGATACCTCCAGCATGTGCTGGACGGTTGGAACCGGTTGCACCCCGGTCAGCGGGTGACGCTGATTCAGTTGCCGGAGGCGGCCGACGAGACTTACGTGCAGATGGCCGACAGTCTGCGGGCGGGAAGCTCCCGTTTCGATGTCCTGAACCTCGATGTCGCCTGGACTTCGGAGTTTGCCGCCGCGGGTTGGATCGAGCCGCTGGACCGTGGCAGGCTTCCGCTGTCCCACCTCCTTCCGTCGGTCACCAGCACCGCTACCTTTCACGGTCAGCTATACGCGATGCCCTACGTCACCAACGCAGGCCTGCTCTACTATCGCAAGGACATCCTCGCCAAGGCCGGTGTGTCTCCGCCGCGCACCTGGGCACAGCTGTCGGACGACGCGCGGACGATCGCACCGCGTTACGGACTGCAGGGTTACGCAGGGCAGTTGCTTCCCTACGAGGGACTGACGGTCAACGTCACCGAGGCAGTCCAGTCCGCAGGCGGCACCATCCTGGGCGACGAAGGCCGCACGGTCGACGTCGACTCCCCGGCCGCGCGGGCCGGCCTTGCCTTTCTGGTCGACGGCGTACGGCAGGGCTGGATTCCCAAGGCCGCGCTGAACTTCAAGGAGGAGGAGTCCCGGCGCGACTTCCAGGCCGGTCACCTGCTGTTCCTCCGTAACTGGCCCTATGTCTACGACGAGGCGAACGCGGCCGGTTCGGCGGTCGCGGGCAACGTCGGTGTGGTCCCGCTGCCTGGTGAGAACGGACCCGGCACCGGCGTGCTCGGCGGGTCCGACCTGGCGGTGAACGTGCACTCCCGACACCCGCAGACCGCCAGGGACCTTCTGGCGTACCTGTCCAGCGAGGGAGTGCAGCGGCAAGTGCTCACCGAGGGGTCGCTGGCGCCGGTATGGGCTTCCCTCTACAGCGACCCAGCCCTCGTGCGCCGTTACCCGTACCTGCCAGTGCTCAAGCAGAGTGTGGACTCGGCCGTTCCGCGGCCGAAGAGCGCGCACTACGACCAGGTGAGCCTTGCGGTGGCCGGGATCACCAGCGAGGCGCTGCGCGGGCATCTCACAGTTGACGAGGCATCGGCGCGGCTGGCGCGCGAGCTGACGGCCATCGTCCACTCCGGCTGA